The following are from one region of the Nicotiana tomentosiformis chromosome 7, ASM39032v3, whole genome shotgun sequence genome:
- the LOC104114416 gene encoding uncharacterized protein, which translates to MPCEVKSNNEPVKPILRMGHRLETTRHHESSSAGAEEEIKSSRANRSSKSRDKYKVENTVDKPYINRHHDSSKTVKQNVIQLTCSDNSFGSKENKDDELVKYMSNLPGYLQHAEKGKNIQGKALNFGVLDWERLEKWKYNERMPAKCHRKTLSVSSPFVAGRPPTAYGMPSQRKQMPSPGGSSSEQKFAEPVQRSQSEFMQTQDLQTSRCPTKHGKQKQRLRKEIPSHRRNSELNIGKYMGSEDLSSVQIKNVNIPKSEIKFDNEVNLTTQNCTAEPKNIVLLVPKHHSETSMEDSQFSESRKSFDEQPAEVMRTRFSDCSSLESYSSELCAVPHSCPLPASSATNTESHVKQHQLPNARGIKSDLCSSPCQNERITTRSSFDAKYLNHHKCDAELGVPAETSQRKDLDTAEQPVAKGRHPSPNKRFSFSLSRMSRSFSFKETSAVSPSNSTNSIPKSGPVGASSSVNTSNLEKPNAGVRGRSSPLRRLLDPLLRPKGMHSAETCPPPNGNSNGNTLPTNHSKHVRMKKHQPSTLQALLQLTLKDGVPFFKLVVDDDGGILAAAVKKLPTYGKGGSSLVYAFYAVHEIKRKSGGWMSQGPKEKSAGFGYKVIGQMEISSSKVLNSSINDHKNISVRRESVLYSIDSGRVDKQVPDSSQKRELAAIVVMNSSQNQIGADTPFDQYKQGMQHLPGETCEAGESKTCGDVVVILPGGTHSLPNDGAPSSLLERWRSGGVCDCGGWDVGCKLKVLEQDKNCRNQDFLNLFIQGGDQRSKPIFSMAPLKNGLYSVEFDSSVPLLEAFSICVSALTSHKLADIFQIGSLGQKAMKTSTTVQAQVPQRYVSSPPPSPVGRI; encoded by the exons ATGCCATGTGAAGTGAAATCAAATAATGAGCCGGTGAAGCCTATTTTGAGAATGGGGCACAGACTAGAAACTACACGTCATCATGAAAGCTCCAGTGCTGGAGCTGAAGAAGAGATCAAATCATCCCGAGCAAATCGAAGTTCAAAGTCCAGAGACAAGTATAAAGTCGAAAACACAGTCGATAAACCATACATTAACAGGCATCATGACTCAAGCAAGACGGTCAAGCAAAATGTTATACAGTTGACCTGTTCCGACAATTCGTTTGGGAGTAAGGAAAACAAAGATGACGAGCTTGTCAAGTACATGTCCAATTTGCCAGGTTATCTGCAGCATGCAGAAAAGGGAAAGAATATTCAAGGGAAGGCTTTGAATTTTGGAGTCCTTGATTGGGAGCGTCTGGAGAAATGGAAGTATAATGAACGTATGCCTGCAAAGTGTCATCGTAAAACGTTATCAGTTAGTTCTCCATTTGTTGCTGGAAGGCCTCCCACTGCATATGGCATGCCTTCTCAGAGAAAGCAAATGCCATCACCGGGTGGTTCGTCTTCTGAACAAAAGTTTGCAGAACCTGTCCAGCGATCCCAATCAGAGTTTATGCAGACCCAGGATTTGCAAACTTCTCGGTGCCCAACAAAGCATGGGAAGCAGAAACAACGTCTTAGGAAGGAGATACCATCTCACAGGCGCAATTCCGAGCTAAATATTGGTAAATACATGGGCAGTGAAGATTTATCCTCGGTACAGATTAAGAATGTCAACATTCCCAAAAGTGAGATCAAATTCGACAACGAAGTCAATCTTACTACCCAAAATTGCACTGCTGAACCCAAGAATATCGTTCTATTGGTTCCGAAACATCATTCAGAAACAAGTATGGAGGACTCTCAATTCTCAGAATCCCGAAAATCTTTTGATGAGCAACCAGCTGAGGTGATGAGGACCAGATTTTCTGACTGTTCTTCTCTGGAGTCCTACTCTAGTGAACTGTGTGCTGTTCCGCATTCGTGTCCTCTGCCCGCTAGCTCTGCAACGAATACAGAGTCTCATGTGAAGCAACACCAATTGCCTAATGCTCGAGGCATAAAGTCAGATTTATGCTCATCCCCATGTCAAAATGAGAGGATAACTACACGCTCTTCATTTGATGCCAAATATCTGAATCACCATAAATGTGATGCAGAATTGGGAGTCCCAGCTGAGACTTCACAGAGAAAGGATTTGGACACTGCAGAGCAGCCAGTGGCAAAGGGAAGACATCCGTCCCCTAATAAGAGATTTAGCTTCAGTCTTAGTCGAATGAGCAGAAGTTTCAGTTTTAAGGAGACCTCGGCTGTTTCACCATCGAATAGTACAAATAGCATCCCGAAGTCTGGCCCCGTTGGAGCTTCTTCCAGTGTGAATACCAGTAATCTAGAGAAGCCAAATGCTGGTGTCAGAGGGAGATCTAGCCCTTTGAGAAGACTCCTAGACCCACTGCTGAGGCCTAAGGGGATGCATTCAGCTGAGACTTGTCCGCCTCCTAATGGAAACTCAAATGGCAATACTTTGCCCACTAACCACAGTAAGCACGTTCGTATGAAAAAGCATCAGCCCTCAACTCTTCAGGCTCTTCTGCAGCTTACACTTAAGGATGGAGTTCCATTTTTTAAACTTGTGGTTGACGATGATGGTGGCATTCTTGCTGCAGCTGTAAAGAAGTTACCAACGTATGGGAAGGGTGGAAGTAGCTTGGTTTATGCTTTCTATGCAGTCCATGAAATTAAAAGGAAGAGTGGGGGTTGGATGAGCCAGGGACCAAAAGAGAAAAGTGCTGGCTTTGGTTATAAAGTGATCGGTCAGATGGAGATTTCTAGTTCCAAAGTTCTGAACTCAAGTATAAATGACCACAAAAACATATCTGTGCGAAGGGAATCTGTCTTGTATAGCATTGATTCTGGACGAGTGGACAAGCAAGTGCCTGATTCTTCTCAAAAAAGAGAGCTGGCCGCCATTGTCGTTATGAACTCAAGTCAAAACCAAATTGGTGCAGATACACCATTTGATCAATACAAACAAGGTATGCAGCATTTACCTGGAGAGACCTGTGAAGCAGGAGAAAGCAAGACATGTGGTGACGTTGTAGTCATTCTTCCTGGCGGTACACATAGCTTGCCAAATGATGGAGCTCCTTCCTCATTGCTTGAACGATGGAGATCTGGTGGAGTATGTGATTGCGGAGGGTGGGATGTCGGTTGCAAGCTAAAAGTACTTGAACAGGACAAGAACTGCAGGAACCAAGATTTTCTAAACCTTTTCATTCAG GGAGGGGATCAGAGGAGCAAGCCTATCTTCAGCATGGCACCACTCAAGAATGGACTGTACTCTGTTGAATTTGATTCATCGGTTCCTTTGTTAGAGGCATTCTCCATCTGTGTCTCGGCCCTGACTAGTCACAAACTAGCTGATATCTTCCAAATTGGATCTCTAGGACAGAAGGCGATGAAGACTTCAACCACTGTCCAAGCACAAGTCCCTCAAAGATATGTGTCATCTCCACCTCCGTCACCTGTTGGAAGGATCTAG